Below is a genomic region from Asterias amurensis chromosome 4, ASM3211899v1.
tctggagtaggggtaagcggtgaaaccctggggtattcttAAACTGTGTAAACGGAACCCGTGCAAACGACAGTGTGAAAGTGTGCCGGGGTAACCTAGTGGGGTAAAACAAGAACTCCCTGGCCTCACTCCTTATACACAAAATACAGTGTAAAAGGGGACTTGGACGCGTTCATGACTGGTGAGTCTATCCACTAAACAGTCAAGGAAAATATGTAAGATTGATAAGAAAAGGTTGAGTCTCATTATGGCTACAATTAGTTGTTCTCAAATCGTGATGGCTCATGGAAAATCAACTATGCATGTCCCTCGTTAGATAACACCCGGCGGCAAAGCCAGCAAACGGCCTTGCGTAGACCGCGCACGTCGTGAATGCGCAACACGCCCAACtccaactctcagccaatgaaaaGTCTTACTTTGACCctgaagagggcgctgtttacgtTTTTTGGCGTCACCTAAAATGCAGGGTTTCCATTGGTGGAAAGTTGTGGCGCTGTATAATTAATAATATTCCAGAAAAAGAACACTAAGCTCTATACGCGCGCATCCGCGTCTGGTGGCGCGGTTTGTACGCATACGTTACCAATGGGTACACATGCAGGAAAATAAACAGAACATGCttcatatttcaatttgctgttGCTAGTGCAAGATATACGATTTCCAgcttttcaaagtttcaaagttttacAGTTCTGCATCTTATCAGCAAGATAAAAACGGACCGAAAATGAGTGACGTAAACCCAGGAGGTAAGACACTTATCGACTACAATAATTAGTACAGTTATTGCTTTTTAGAAACATAATTCAGATCTGCTTTTGGTTGGACTCGAGCAGAGAAATTTtaccagtgtttttttttcttcatgtttaTGGTTCAACTCATTtcaatttaataaacaaaattatttccaaATTGGCATATCTTCAAAAGACGAACAGAGTATACTAccaaaaccggctcttttcagcgCAAACACTAACTACAGAGAtcaatacatggttgtacccacgaGTTACCTATGTATTTAAATTTCATTCTTATTATTCACACCATGCTTCCAACATCATTAAGAACATTCCATTGTATCTCACACATTATAGCACAACGGATCAATGAACTGATCCGGAATTATGATCCGCCACAGTCCAATGAGACCGATCCAACATGTGAGTGTGTAGCTGAAAGAATTGCCATGGTAATGAAGATGCACACCCCGGAAGAGCAGGTCGTCATCGCTAATTCCATCGCCTCCAGGATCATGAAGGCCGGGGAAGTGGATGTACCGTCCGGTGTAGATCACAAGAAACATGCAAGTATCTACACGTGTCATGAGGATGATCGCGTTACCATGGTGACTGATAACAAGGAGGAGGAAGACGGTGGTAGAAGTCATGCGCAGAAGAGGGAAGCCTCACAGGTGAGTTTTATTTGATAATCTTGATTTGTATTTCACAAAAGTGAAAATTCATTCGAAATTGTAATCTCAAATCACAATAACATTAACCAAATTGGAAAGGCCATGATAAACAGGTCATTTCAAAGATGACACAAATTTGTCATGTTTTGGTAAAACATAAACGTGTAATAAGATTCATGCTTTTACCACCGAATGCAAGAAACTTCCAAATTACTGCCCCTGTGTGCTCATGATATGACTAGAAGCTGGTTGGTTACGATGTTTCAAACTGCATAGTCAACGGCAGAATACTAGAGAGTTGTTTTAAATACTGGCTGAAATATATCGAGGAGAGCGAcaacctatattattattgataagTTACTGAATTTTACTCCCGATACTTTTAATACGAAAGGTATGGGAAGAGCCATCCAAGCTGGTTTCCGATGAGACAAGCCCGATAGTCAGCGTATCTCATCACCTAGAAACAACCAAAGAAGACGAGAGGAAGAAAACAAACGGACAAGAGGAGGTGAAGACAAAGGGAGAGATATATAAAGAAATGAAGATAAAGGTGATAAAGATCGAGAAAGTTGTAGAGGTGGAGAGCATTGTTGAAGAATACTTCCAACAGAAGGAACAGAAAGAGGAAAGTTGTGCCAAGGTAGAGATGGTAAAGGGCAAGGAGGGGGAGCTCAAGATGATGTATCAGTTTAAGGAGGAAGCAAAGGTAGATCATGTAAGTATATTTTAAAGTATGATTTTAAGAAATGTGTTTCCTTATtctcatttttaaaggcagtggacactattggttattgtcaaagatcagtcttctttACTTGCTGTATCTGATCATATATGCATATTTCGAtacctccaattctaaatctgaggtctcgaaatcaaattcgtagaaaattacttctttctcgaaaacttcagagggagccgtttctcacaatgttttaaactaccaacctccctccattactcgttaccaagtaaggttttatgttttaatatttattttgagtaattaccaatagtgtccactgcctttaagacacatGATCATTATGTAAAACAGCCGTTGTGCTGATTGATATGTGTACCATGTATAaagatcttgaaataaaaacaataaaacaattaaatttaatCCTCAGGAGATGACAGATCGAGTTGAGGAGATGAGGACTGAGGAAACCAGGGCTGAGCTAGGAGACGCAAATGGCAGCGAGGTTGAAGGGATGGGGGATAATTCAAAAGGAGAAGAACAGGTTGCTCCAAAGAAGATCGGAGAGCCAGTCCAAGATGCAAATACAAATGAAATCAAGTCCGAAGTAGTGAAGAGAAGGGATGGAGAAATAGGGGAGATGGGTGAGGTGGGCTCAAAGGTGAAAGAGGAGGTTGGACATAACGAACCGGTTGAGGGGGTGACAATGAAGGAAGAATGGAATATAGAGGACCAAAGGAAAGATGAGGTAGTTGTGGAAATGAAATTCAAGAATCAACCAATGGGAGATGGGGATGCTGCGGCGAACTGGGCAACCGAGGAAGGAGAGATTCTGGAgcaagaagaagatgaagaaggtAAGGTTCAGATAATTAAAGTCTGGATAAATTAATATTGGAAATTCCAAGAACATGTTACTctgaaaaagtaaacaaatgagaaaaacaaatcaaagtagATCATCGACCAGCATCACTCTCGTAAGCTTGTTAAGTTTTAAAGAAAGC
It encodes:
- the LOC139936294 gene encoding uncharacterized protein isoform X2, which gives rise to MSDVNPGAQRINELIRNYDPPQSNETDPTCECVAERIAMVMKMHTPEEQVVIANSIASRIMKAGEVDVPSGVDHKKHASIYTCHEDDRVTMVTDNKEEEDGGRSHAQKREASQVWEEPSKLVSDETSPIVSVSHHLETTKEDERKKTNGQEEVKTKGEIYKEMKIKVIKIEKVVEVESIVEEYFQQKEQKEESCAKVEMVKGKEGELKMMYQFKEEAKEMTDRVEEMRTEETRAELGDANGSEVEGMGDNSKGEEQVAPKKIGEPVQDANTNEIKSEVVKRRDGEIGEMGEVGSKVKEEVGHNEPVEGVTMKEEWNIEDQRKDEVVVEMKFKNQPMGDGDAAANWATEEGEILEQEEDEEELTSWSSISDLDTVSLLTSISSLSFGEIISVSGEDDGELTADEIGDEVWDDYVNGDIEDEIKDEASITSKIFILDGDDTALQSADDQTDLISICSIGQGHTEVGSTSRRGFWSRIFGRRQSKRDRKMKKISVEQGIKTKKYSKMAGIMFACCCVQPLD
- the LOC139936294 gene encoding uncharacterized protein isoform X1; its protein translation is MSDVNPGAQRINELIRNYDPPQSNETDPTCECVAERIAMVMKMHTPEEQVVIANSIASRIMKAGEVDVPSGVDHKKHASIYTCHEDDRVTMVTDNKEEEDGGRSHAQKREASQVWEEPSKLVSDETSPIVSVSHHLETTKEDERKKTNGQEEVKTKGEIYKEMKIKVIKIEKVVEVESIVEEYFQQKEQKEESCAKVEMVKGKEGELKMMYQFKEEAKVDHEMTDRVEEMRTEETRAELGDANGSEVEGMGDNSKGEEQVAPKKIGEPVQDANTNEIKSEVVKRRDGEIGEMGEVGSKVKEEVGHNEPVEGVTMKEEWNIEDQRKDEVVVEMKFKNQPMGDGDAAANWATEEGEILEQEEDEEELTSWSSISDLDTVSLLTSISSLSFGEIISVSGEDDGELTADEIGDEVWDDYVNGDIEDEIKDEASITSKIFILDGDDTALQSADDQTDLISICSIGQGHTEVGSTSRRGFWSRIFGRRQSKRDRKMKKISVEQGIKTKKYSKMAGIMFACCCVQPLD